In Microbulbifer sp. GL-2, the following are encoded in one genomic region:
- a CDS encoding cupin domain-containing protein, translating to MQPVNLKEHPEGGRFLEVFRSNAIVKTEQGQSRSALTHIYFSLYGGEVSRFHKVQSDEVWSLYQGAGLYLYTWNELEDIVSRVEVSAQRNTFCHVVPAGVWQAAEPIGESVLVGCSVGPGFDFADFELIHSQPSLISKLHSIDSRLLKFTES from the coding sequence ATGCAACCTGTTAATCTCAAAGAGCACCCTGAAGGTGGGAGATTTCTAGAGGTCTTCAGATCAAATGCCATAGTCAAAACTGAACAAGGACAAAGTCGATCCGCTCTCACCCATATCTACTTTTCGTTATATGGGGGAGAAGTTAGTCGTTTTCATAAGGTGCAGTCGGATGAGGTTTGGAGCCTGTATCAGGGGGCTGGATTATACCTCTATACCTGGAATGAACTAGAAGATATTGTCAGCAGAGTTGAGGTTTCCGCCCAAAGGAATACCTTCTGCCACGTTGTTCCCGCTGGCGTTTGGCAAGCAGCGGAACCTATTGGCGAATCGGTGTTGGTAGGTTGTTCAGTTGGCCCGGGTTTTGATTTTGCAGATTTTGAACTTATTCATTCGCAGCCGAGTTTAATCAGTAAGCTTCATTCTATAGACTCCAGGTTATTAAAGTTTACTGAATCCTGA